A portion of the Camelus ferus isolate YT-003-E chromosome 16, BCGSAC_Cfer_1.0, whole genome shotgun sequence genome contains these proteins:
- the MINK1 gene encoding misshapen-like kinase 1 isoform X10 yields MGDPAPARSLDDIDLSALRDPAGIFELVEVVGNGTYGQVYKGRHVKTGQLAAIKVMDVTEDEEEEIKQEINMLKKYSHHRNIATYYGAFIKKSPPGNDDQLWLVMEFCGAGSVTDLVKNTKGNALKEDCIAYICREILRGLAHLHAHKVIHRDIKGQNVLLTENAEVKLVDFGVSAQLDRTVGRRNTFIGTPYWMAPEVIACDENPDATYDYRSDIWSLGITAIEMAEGAPPLCDMHPMRALFLIPRNPPPRLKSKKWSKKFIDFIDTCLIKTYLSRPPTEQLLKFPFIRDQPTERQVRIQLKDHIDRSRKKRGEKEETEYEYSGSEEEDDSHGEEGEPSSIMNVPGESTLRREFLRLQQENKSNSEALKQQQLQQQQQRDPEAHIQHLLHQRQRRIEEQKEERRRVEEQQRREREQRKLQEKEQQRRLEDMQALRREEERRQAEREQEYIRHRLEEEQRQLEILQQQLLQEQALLLEYKRKQLEEQRQSERLQRQLQQEHAYLKSLQQQQQQQQQQQQLQKQQQQILPGDRKPLYHYGRGINPADKPAWAREVEERTRMNKQQNSPLAKTKPGSTGPEPPVPQASPGPPGPLSQTPPMQRPVEPQEGPHKSLQDQPTRNLAAFPASHDPDPAVPTPTATPSARGAVIRQNSDPTSEGPGPSPNPPAWVRPDNEAPPKVPQRTSSIATALNTSGAGGSRPAQAVRASNPDLRRSDPGWERSDSVLPASHGHLPQAGSLERNRVGASSKLDSSPVLSPGNKAKPDDHRSRPGRPASYKRAIGEDFVLLKERALDEAPRPPKKAMDYSSSSEEVESSEDEEEESNGDPSEGSRDTPGARSDGDTDSVSTMVVHDVEEIAGTQTPYGGGTMVVQRTPEEERSLLHSDSNGYTNLPDVVQPSHSPTESSKGQSPPLKDGGSDYQSRGLVKAPGKSSFTMFVDLGIYQPGGSGDTIPITALVGGEGSRLDQLQYDVRKGSVVNVNPTNTRAHSETPEIRKYKKRFNSEILCAALWGVNLLVGTENGLMLLDRSGQGKVYGLIGRRRFQQMDVLEGLNLLITISGKRNKLRVYYLSWLRNKILHNDPEVEKKQGWTTVGDMEGCGHYRVVKYERIKFLVIALKNSVEVYAWAPKPYHKFMAFKSFADLPHRPLLVDLTVEEGQRLKVIYGSSAGFHAVDVDSGNSYDIYIPVHIQSQITPHAIIFLPNTDGMEMLLCYEDEGVYVNTYGRIIKDVVLQWGEMPTSVAYICSNQIMGWGEKAIEIRSVETGHLDGVFMHKRAQRLKFLCERNDKVFFASVRSGGSSQVYFMTLNRNCIMNW; encoded by the exons gaccctgctgGAATCTTTGAGCTGGTGGAAGTGGTCGGCAACGGAACCTATGGACAGGTATACAAG GGTCGGCATGTCAAGACTGGGCAGCTGGCTGCCATCAAGGTCATGGATGTCACGGAG gatgaggaggaagagatcAAACAGGAGATCAACATGTTGAAAAAATACTCTCACCACCGCAACATCGCCACCTACTACGGGGCCTTCATCAAGAAGAGCCCCCCTGGGAACGACGACCAGCTCTGG CTGGTGATGGAGTTCTGCGGTGCTGGTTCCGTGACAGACCTGGTGAAGAACACGAAAGGGAACGCCCTGAAGGAGGACTGTATCGCCTACATCTGCAGGGAGATTCTCCGG gGTCTGGCCCATCTCCACGCCCACAAGGTGATCCACCGAGACATCAAGGGGCAGAACGTGCTGCTGACTGAGAACGCTGAGGTCAAGCTAG TGGATTTCGGGGTGAGCGCTCAGCTGGACCGCACCGTGGGCAGGCGGAACACTTTCATTGGGACCCCCTACTGGATGGCCCCCGAGGTCATTGCCTGTGATGAGAACCCCGACGCCACCTATGATTACAGG AGTGACATCTGGTCTCTAGGAATCACAGCCATCGAGATGGCAGAGGGAGCGCCCC CTCTGTGTGACATGCACCCCATGCGAGCCCTCTTCCTCATCCCCCGGAACCCGCCACCCAGGCTCAAATCCAAGAAATG GTCTAAGAAGTTCATCGACTTCATTGACACCTGTCTCATCAAGACTTACCTGAGCCGCCCACCAACGGAGCAGCTCCTGAAGTTCCCCTTCATCCGTGACCAGCCCACTGAGCGGCAGGTCCGCATCCAGCTCAAGGACCACATCGACCGGTCCCGGAAGAAGCGCGGCGAGAAAG AGGAGACAGAGTATGAATACAGTGGCAGCGAAGAGGAAGACGACAGCCACGGAGAAGAAGGAGAGCCGAG CTCCATCATGAATGTGCCCGGGGAGTCCACCCTCCGCCGGGAATTCCTCCGGCTCCAGCAGGAGAACAAGAGCAACTCAGAGGCtttaaagcagcagcagctgcagcagcagcagcagcgagaCCCTGAGGCACACATCCAGCACCTCCTGCACCAGCGGCAGCGTCGCATcgaggagcagaaggaggaacGGCGGCGcgtggaggag CAACAGCGGCGGGAGCGGGAGCAGCGGAAGCTGCAAGAGAAGGAGCAGCAGCGGCGTCTGGAGGACATGCAGGCCCTGCGGCGGGAGGAGGAGAGGCGGCAGGCAGAGCGGGAGCAG gaaTATATCCGTCACAGGCTAGAGGAGGAGCAGCGACAGCTCGAGATCCTTCAGCAACAGCTGCTCCAGGAACAGGCCCTGCTGCTG GAATACAAGCGGAAGCAGCTGGAGGAGCAGCGGCAGTCGGAGCGCCTGCAGAGGCAGCTGCAGCAGGAGCACGCCTACCTCAAgtccctgcagcagcagcagcagcagcagcagcagcagcagcagctccagaagcagcagcagcagatccTCCCCGGGGACAGGAAGCCCCTGTATCATTATGGTCGAGGCATTAACCCTGCCGACAAACCAGCCTGGGCCCGCGAG GTAGAAGAGAGAACAAGGATGAACAAGCAGCAGAACTCTCCCTTGGCCAAGACCAAGCCAGGCAGCACAGGGCCTGAGCCCCCcgtcccccaggcctcccctgggcccccaggaccCCTTTCCCAAACTCCTCCTATGCAGAGGCCGGTGGAGCCCCAGGAGGGACCGCACAAG TCCCTGCAGGACCAGCCCACACGAAACCTGgctgccttcccagcctcccacgACCCCGACCCCGCTGTCCCCACGCCCACTGCCACGCCTAGTGCCCGAGGAGCCGTCATCCGCCAGAACTCCGACCCCACTTCCGAAGGGCCTGGCCCCAGCCCGAACCCCCCAGCTTGGGTCCGGCCTGATAATGAGGCCCCTCCCAAG gTGCCTCAGAGGACCTCATCTATTGCCACTGCCCTTAACACCAGTGGGGCCGGAGGGTCCCGGCCAGCCCAGGCTGTCCGTGCCAG TAACCCCGACCTCAGGAGGAGCGACCCTGGCTGGGAGCGCTCAGACAGcgtcctccctgcctctcacgGGCACCTCCCGCAGGCCGGCTCGCTGGAGCGGAACCGTGTGGGAG CCTCCTCCAAGCTGGACAGCTCCCCCGTGCTCTCCCCTGGGAACAAAGCCAAGCCCGATGACCACCGCTCGCGGCCAGGCCGGCCCGCA AGCTATAAGCGAGCCATTGGTGAG GATTTTGTGTTGCTGAAAGAACGGGCCCTGGACGAGGCCCCCCGGCCTCCCAAGAAGGCCATGGACTACTCGTCGTCCAGCGAGGAGGTGGAGAGCAgcgaggacgaggaggaggagagcaaCGGCGACCCATCGGAGGGGAGCAGAGACACCCCTGGGGCCCG CAGTGATGGAGACACCGACAGCGTCAGCACCATGGTGGTCCACGATGTGGAGGAGATAGCCGGGACCCAGACCCCCTACGGGGGGGGCACCATGGTGGTCCAGCGC ACCCCCGAAGAGGAGCGAAGCCTGCTGCATTCCGACAGCAACGGTTACACAAACCTGCCAGATGTGGTCCAGCCCAGCCACTCGCCCACCGAGAGCAGCAAAGGTCAAAGCCCGCCCTTGAAGGATGGAGGCAGTGAC TACCAGTCTCGGGGATTGGTAAAGGCCCCTGGCAAGAGCTCGTTCACGATGTTTGTGGACCTGGGGATCTACCAGCCCGGAGGCAGTGGGGACACCATTCCCATCACAG CCCTGGTGGGCGGAGAGGGCAGCCGGCTTGATCAGCTACAGTACGACGTGAGGAAAGGCTCTGTGGTCAACGTGAACCCCACCAACACCCGGGCCCACAGCGAAACCCCCGAGATCCGCAAGTACAAGAAGCGGTTCAACTCTGAGATCCTCTGTGCAGCCCTCTGGG GGGTCAACCTGCTGGTGGGCACAGAGAACGGGCTGATGCTGCTGGACCGGAGTGGGCAGGGCAAAGTGTACGGGCTCATCGGGCGGCGACGCTTCCAGCAGATGGATGTGCTAGAGGGACTCAATCTGCTCATCACCATCTCAG ggaaaaggaacaaactgCGGGTGTATTACCTGTCCTGGCTCCGGAACAAGATTCTGCACAATGACCCGGAAGTGGAGAAGAAGCAGGGATGGACCACTGTGGGGGACATGGAGGGCTGCGGGCACTACCGTGTTG TGAAATACGAACGTATCAAGTTCCTGGTCATCGCCCTGAAGAACTCCGTGGAGGTGTATGCTTGGGCCCCCAAACCTTACCACAAATTCATGGCTTTCAAG TCCTTTGCTGACCTCCCGCACCGCCCTCTGCTGGTCGACCTTACAGTAGAGGAGGGACAGCGGCTCAAGGTCATCTATGGCTCCAGTGCCGGCTTCCACGCAGTGGACGTCGACTCGGGGAACAGCTATGACATCTATATCCCCGTGCAC ATCCAGAGCCAGATCACGCCCCACGCCATAATCTTCCTCCCCAACACCGACGGCATGGAGATGCTGCTGTGCTACGAGGATGAGGGCGTCTACGTCAACACGTACGGGCGGATCATTAAGGACGTGGTGCTGCAGTGGGGAGAGATGCCCACCTCTGTGG cctaCATCTGCTCCAACCAGATCATGGGCTGGGGTGAGAAAGCCATTGAGATCCGCTCTGTGGAGACGGGCCACCTGGACGGGGTCTTCATGCACAAGCGAGCCCAGAGACTCAAGTTCCTGTGCGAGCGGAACGACAAG gtGTTTTTTGCCTCAGTCCGCTCTGGGGGCAGCAGCCAAGTTTACTTCATGACCCTGAACCGTAACTGCATCATGAACTGGTGA
- the MINK1 gene encoding misshapen-like kinase 1 isoform X4, which translates to MGDPAPARSLDDIDLSALRDPAGIFELVEVVGNGTYGQVYKGRHVKTGQLAAIKVMDVTEDEEEEIKQEINMLKKYSHHRNIATYYGAFIKKSPPGNDDQLWLVMEFCGAGSVTDLVKNTKGNALKEDCIAYICREILRGLAHLHAHKVIHRDIKGQNVLLTENAEVKLVDFGVSAQLDRTVGRRNTFIGTPYWMAPEVIACDENPDATYDYRSDIWSLGITAIEMAEGAPPLCDMHPMRALFLIPRNPPPRLKSKKWSKKFIDFIDTCLIKTYLSRPPTEQLLKFPFIRDQPTERQVRIQLKDHIDRSRKKRGEKEETEYEYSGSEEEDDSHGEEGEPSSIMNVPGESTLRREFLRLQQENKSNSEALKQQQLQQQQQRDPEAHIQHLLHQRQRRIEEQKEERRRVEEQQRREREQRKLQEKEQQRRLEDMQALRREEERRQAEREQEYIRHRLEEEQRQLEILQQQLLQEQALLLEYKRKQLEEQRQSERLQRQLQQEHAYLKSLQQQQQQQQQQQQLQKQQQQILPGDRKPLYHYGRGINPADKPAWAREVEERTRMNKQQNSPLAKTKPGSTGPEPPVPQASPGPPGPLSQTPPMQRPVEPQEGPHKSLQDQPTRNLAAFPASHDPDPAVPTPTATPSARGAVIRQNSDPTSEGPGPSPNPPAWVRPDNEAPPKVPQRTSSIATALNTSGAGGSRPAQAVRARPRSNSAWQIYLQRRAERGTPKPPGPPAQPPGPPNACSNPDLRRSDPGWERSDSVLPASHGHLPQAGSLERNRVGASSKLDSSPVLSPGNKAKPDDHRSRPGRPASYKRAIGEDFVLLKERALDEAPRPPKKAMDYSSSSEEVESSEDEEEESNGDPSEGSRDTPGARSDGDTDSVSTMVVHDVEEIAGTQTPYGGGTMVVQRTPEEERSLLHSDSNGYTNLPDVVQPSHSPTESSKGQSPPLKDGGSDYQSRGLVKAPGKSSFTMFVDLGIYQPGGSGDTIPITALVGGEGSRLDQLQYDVRKGSVVNVNPTNTRAHSETPEIRKYKKRFNSEILCAALWGVNLLVGTENGLMLLDRSGQGKVYGLIGRRRFQQMDVLEGLNLLITISGKRNKLRVYYLSWLRNKILHNDPEVEKKQGWTTVGDMEGCGHYRVVKYERIKFLVIALKNSVEVYAWAPKPYHKFMAFKSFADLPHRPLLVDLTVEEGQRLKVIYGSSAGFHAVDVDSGNSYDIYIPVHIQSQITPHAIIFLPNTDGMEMLLCYEDEGVYVNTYGRIIKDVVLQWGEMPTSVAYICSNQIMGWGEKAIEIRSVETGHLDGVFMHKRAQRLKFLCERNDKVFFASVRSGGSSQVYFMTLNRNCIMNW; encoded by the exons gaccctgctgGAATCTTTGAGCTGGTGGAAGTGGTCGGCAACGGAACCTATGGACAGGTATACAAG GGTCGGCATGTCAAGACTGGGCAGCTGGCTGCCATCAAGGTCATGGATGTCACGGAG gatgaggaggaagagatcAAACAGGAGATCAACATGTTGAAAAAATACTCTCACCACCGCAACATCGCCACCTACTACGGGGCCTTCATCAAGAAGAGCCCCCCTGGGAACGACGACCAGCTCTGG CTGGTGATGGAGTTCTGCGGTGCTGGTTCCGTGACAGACCTGGTGAAGAACACGAAAGGGAACGCCCTGAAGGAGGACTGTATCGCCTACATCTGCAGGGAGATTCTCCGG gGTCTGGCCCATCTCCACGCCCACAAGGTGATCCACCGAGACATCAAGGGGCAGAACGTGCTGCTGACTGAGAACGCTGAGGTCAAGCTAG TGGATTTCGGGGTGAGCGCTCAGCTGGACCGCACCGTGGGCAGGCGGAACACTTTCATTGGGACCCCCTACTGGATGGCCCCCGAGGTCATTGCCTGTGATGAGAACCCCGACGCCACCTATGATTACAGG AGTGACATCTGGTCTCTAGGAATCACAGCCATCGAGATGGCAGAGGGAGCGCCCC CTCTGTGTGACATGCACCCCATGCGAGCCCTCTTCCTCATCCCCCGGAACCCGCCACCCAGGCTCAAATCCAAGAAATG GTCTAAGAAGTTCATCGACTTCATTGACACCTGTCTCATCAAGACTTACCTGAGCCGCCCACCAACGGAGCAGCTCCTGAAGTTCCCCTTCATCCGTGACCAGCCCACTGAGCGGCAGGTCCGCATCCAGCTCAAGGACCACATCGACCGGTCCCGGAAGAAGCGCGGCGAGAAAG AGGAGACAGAGTATGAATACAGTGGCAGCGAAGAGGAAGACGACAGCCACGGAGAAGAAGGAGAGCCGAG CTCCATCATGAATGTGCCCGGGGAGTCCACCCTCCGCCGGGAATTCCTCCGGCTCCAGCAGGAGAACAAGAGCAACTCAGAGGCtttaaagcagcagcagctgcagcagcagcagcagcgagaCCCTGAGGCACACATCCAGCACCTCCTGCACCAGCGGCAGCGTCGCATcgaggagcagaaggaggaacGGCGGCGcgtggaggag CAACAGCGGCGGGAGCGGGAGCAGCGGAAGCTGCAAGAGAAGGAGCAGCAGCGGCGTCTGGAGGACATGCAGGCCCTGCGGCGGGAGGAGGAGAGGCGGCAGGCAGAGCGGGAGCAG gaaTATATCCGTCACAGGCTAGAGGAGGAGCAGCGACAGCTCGAGATCCTTCAGCAACAGCTGCTCCAGGAACAGGCCCTGCTGCTG GAATACAAGCGGAAGCAGCTGGAGGAGCAGCGGCAGTCGGAGCGCCTGCAGAGGCAGCTGCAGCAGGAGCACGCCTACCTCAAgtccctgcagcagcagcagcagcagcagcagcagcagcagcagctccagaagcagcagcagcagatccTCCCCGGGGACAGGAAGCCCCTGTATCATTATGGTCGAGGCATTAACCCTGCCGACAAACCAGCCTGGGCCCGCGAG GTAGAAGAGAGAACAAGGATGAACAAGCAGCAGAACTCTCCCTTGGCCAAGACCAAGCCAGGCAGCACAGGGCCTGAGCCCCCcgtcccccaggcctcccctgggcccccaggaccCCTTTCCCAAACTCCTCCTATGCAGAGGCCGGTGGAGCCCCAGGAGGGACCGCACAAG TCCCTGCAGGACCAGCCCACACGAAACCTGgctgccttcccagcctcccacgACCCCGACCCCGCTGTCCCCACGCCCACTGCCACGCCTAGTGCCCGAGGAGCCGTCATCCGCCAGAACTCCGACCCCACTTCCGAAGGGCCTGGCCCCAGCCCGAACCCCCCAGCTTGGGTCCGGCCTGATAATGAGGCCCCTCCCAAG gTGCCTCAGAGGACCTCATCTATTGCCACTGCCCTTAACACCAGTGGGGCCGGAGGGTCCCGGCCAGCCCAGGCTGTCCGTGCCAG ACCTCGCAGCAACTCCGCCTGGCAAATCTACCTGCAAAGGCGGGCAGAGCGGGGCACCCCCAAGCCTCCAGGGCCCCCTGCTCAGCCCCCTGGCCCGCCCAACGCCTGTAG TAACCCCGACCTCAGGAGGAGCGACCCTGGCTGGGAGCGCTCAGACAGcgtcctccctgcctctcacgGGCACCTCCCGCAGGCCGGCTCGCTGGAGCGGAACCGTGTGGGAG CCTCCTCCAAGCTGGACAGCTCCCCCGTGCTCTCCCCTGGGAACAAAGCCAAGCCCGATGACCACCGCTCGCGGCCAGGCCGGCCCGCA AGCTATAAGCGAGCCATTGGTGAG GATTTTGTGTTGCTGAAAGAACGGGCCCTGGACGAGGCCCCCCGGCCTCCCAAGAAGGCCATGGACTACTCGTCGTCCAGCGAGGAGGTGGAGAGCAgcgaggacgaggaggaggagagcaaCGGCGACCCATCGGAGGGGAGCAGAGACACCCCTGGGGCCCG CAGTGATGGAGACACCGACAGCGTCAGCACCATGGTGGTCCACGATGTGGAGGAGATAGCCGGGACCCAGACCCCCTACGGGGGGGGCACCATGGTGGTCCAGCGC ACCCCCGAAGAGGAGCGAAGCCTGCTGCATTCCGACAGCAACGGTTACACAAACCTGCCAGATGTGGTCCAGCCCAGCCACTCGCCCACCGAGAGCAGCAAAGGTCAAAGCCCGCCCTTGAAGGATGGAGGCAGTGAC TACCAGTCTCGGGGATTGGTAAAGGCCCCTGGCAAGAGCTCGTTCACGATGTTTGTGGACCTGGGGATCTACCAGCCCGGAGGCAGTGGGGACACCATTCCCATCACAG CCCTGGTGGGCGGAGAGGGCAGCCGGCTTGATCAGCTACAGTACGACGTGAGGAAAGGCTCTGTGGTCAACGTGAACCCCACCAACACCCGGGCCCACAGCGAAACCCCCGAGATCCGCAAGTACAAGAAGCGGTTCAACTCTGAGATCCTCTGTGCAGCCCTCTGGG GGGTCAACCTGCTGGTGGGCACAGAGAACGGGCTGATGCTGCTGGACCGGAGTGGGCAGGGCAAAGTGTACGGGCTCATCGGGCGGCGACGCTTCCAGCAGATGGATGTGCTAGAGGGACTCAATCTGCTCATCACCATCTCAG ggaaaaggaacaaactgCGGGTGTATTACCTGTCCTGGCTCCGGAACAAGATTCTGCACAATGACCCGGAAGTGGAGAAGAAGCAGGGATGGACCACTGTGGGGGACATGGAGGGCTGCGGGCACTACCGTGTTG TGAAATACGAACGTATCAAGTTCCTGGTCATCGCCCTGAAGAACTCCGTGGAGGTGTATGCTTGGGCCCCCAAACCTTACCACAAATTCATGGCTTTCAAG TCCTTTGCTGACCTCCCGCACCGCCCTCTGCTGGTCGACCTTACAGTAGAGGAGGGACAGCGGCTCAAGGTCATCTATGGCTCCAGTGCCGGCTTCCACGCAGTGGACGTCGACTCGGGGAACAGCTATGACATCTATATCCCCGTGCAC ATCCAGAGCCAGATCACGCCCCACGCCATAATCTTCCTCCCCAACACCGACGGCATGGAGATGCTGCTGTGCTACGAGGATGAGGGCGTCTACGTCAACACGTACGGGCGGATCATTAAGGACGTGGTGCTGCAGTGGGGAGAGATGCCCACCTCTGTGG cctaCATCTGCTCCAACCAGATCATGGGCTGGGGTGAGAAAGCCATTGAGATCCGCTCTGTGGAGACGGGCCACCTGGACGGGGTCTTCATGCACAAGCGAGCCCAGAGACTCAAGTTCCTGTGCGAGCGGAACGACAAG gtGTTTTTTGCCTCAGTCCGCTCTGGGGGCAGCAGCCAAGTTTACTTCATGACCCTGAACCGTAACTGCATCATGAACTGGTGA